The following is a genomic window from Sporocytophaga myxococcoides DSM 11118.
TGCCTGGCCATACTGAGGCGAAATCCACATATTTCCTTCTCCATCAATGAAACCAAATTTCTTATTTACCACTACACGAAATAAACCATCTTTAAAAGGGTAAATTTTTTCGTACTTATAGGTAAGTGGTACGGTAAAGCGGTTGCTCATATTGATTATCCCCCATTTCCTGCTCAGAGAAACAGGAATATATCCGTTGGGAGAAGGAGGCTGAATTGCATCATACTTTACAGGCACCAGTTCTTTTCCGGAAATATTTATAATACCGTATTTACCGGCTTTAGAAACAATCCAAAGGTCATTATTGATCTTCTCAAAAGTATCATAGGTGTTTTTGGGAACAATCCAACTAGCTTTCTGAGTAGCATCCACTTTGAGTATACCCTTTTTATAAAAAGAAAAATCTTCAGGTTCAACAATGGTTTCGCCATCCTTTTTCAAGACAATCTTCTGATTAGAAACAGTCGTCACTTCTAGCAATCCATCAGGAGAAACAAAGACATCTCTGTATTTACAAGGTATTACCAACTCTCCCGTTTTATCTGCATATCCCCAAAGCGTCTTTTTTCTGACTGCGCAAAGGTTTTCAGAAGCAAAACCTGCTTCATCAAAGTCATGCTTACCAAGCAATTTTCCTTCATGATCATACAGCTGAAACTTATAGCCATCCCGTATTTTTTTACCAGCAATGATAAACGCTGATTCAACAATAATTTTATCAAATAAAAATGGAAGTACTTCCTTTCCGCTAGTATTCACAGCTCCCCATTTATCCTTGAGTGCAGGAGCCACATTACCTTTGAAAGAGCCAATTTCTTCATATGCAGGATCCGTCAATACACTTCCATTCATAGCTACAAGTCCATAACTTCCAATAAGCGAGTAGATGAAAGTATTTCCAATTCCTGGTCTCAGCGAGTCAAATTCAAAACTTGCCACCACTTTATTCTTGGCATCTTTAATCTGCCAACTGTTTATTCTGTGCACCCGAAAGTTTTTACCATCAAGATACTGAATGTAGTTATAGCTGAAATTAACCGCCTGATTTCCGCTACCTTCAATGATCCCCCATTTACCTTTGTGCTGAACTATGATCCTTCCTTTATGAGAAAATCTGTAATTATTATATAGGCATTCTGTGATCTTCTTTCCGTCCTTCTTCAAAAACCCCCACAAGCCCTGATCATTCTTCACCGGAATGATATTCCTTGAGATATCTCCTATTTCTTTATATTGAAATGGTATTACTTCCTTCCCCTTCTTGTTAATCAATCCCGACTTACCGAATAAGCCAACATTTGCAAGCCCCTGCCTGAATGGTTTATATACTGTATCATACTTATAATCTATAACAAGCTTTCCTTCCTCATCCACAAAGCCAAAGCGAATGCCTTCAGAAACCTTCTTTTTCACAGCAGCCAACCCTTCACTATATATCAGCGAAGACTTATCCTGTGCAATTGAAAAGGAAAAAGAAAGACAACAAATCAGTATGGCAAAAATTCTTATTGGCATTTAGTAAGGAATATTCTGTTATTTTTTATCTGAAGTAAACTCCATAGATGTCTTCTCTTCCGGCTTTGGTTGCAGAAAGTATCTATTATTAATTTTATCGTAAGCTACATCTTCATATTCTAGAGGAATAGTAAAATTACCCGATTCATCAATAAATCCGGCTTTCCCATCCTTCTTTACTTCTATAATCCCATTTTCATAATCCTTTAGCTGGTCATATCTTGGAACTATCAATTCCTTTCCATTAACATCAGCCAATCCCACTTTACCATTCTTAAAGACATTATATCGGCCTTTGCCGCAAACAGCGATTTCATTGTAGACGTTCCCGTTTATATCTTTTCCTGTAGAATCAATAAATTTCCACTTATTAGCACCAGTGGAAACTCTGGCAACTCCCTTCCTCATAGGTCGTACCTGAGGATAATAAGGCTGAACAGCTATGTTCTCATTTTTATCTACAAAGCCCCATTTTCCAAGCAACACAACAGCAGCATAACCATCTGAGAAATTCTGATATTTAGGATACTTTGGAGCCACCCTGATGTTTCCATTTAAATCTATAAATCCATACAGCCCTTTCTTCTTAAATGCTGCATGTCCATCTTCGAAAGGTCGTATTTCAGTTACATCGTCTTTAAAGCTGAACACAAATACACCCGAGCCATCTATCAGTCCGATATTTTTTCCTTTTCTTAAAAAGAAAAGGTCAAGAGTATCTGATACCGTCGCAAGTGAGTCATATATCGGTTCTGCTATTTCTTTCCCTTTGCTGTTGATCAACCCGATCTGACCTTTATAGTTCGTTACTTTTATAAATCCATTGGGAAATTTTTCATACGAAGCAAATTTGTATGGATTGAGATTACAAATAGTCTTCCTTTTTAAAGTACCGCTGCTATCCTTTTCTTCATTAGCTTCAATAAGCCCAATATTAAATAAATCAAGTTCACCTTTGCAGATTACCCATTGCTGGTCTGAATCTATAACTCCCATTTCTGGTTTATCGATGAATTTCATACCAGCTTCAAATAAGTCCCCTCTTTTATATCCTATAGAATCATATTCAAATGGAATAATAGTATAGCCGTTTAAATCTACTACACCCCATTTGTCATTTTTATTTTTTACAGCAAAAGAAATACTATCGAGGACATGAATAGCTTTTTCATTTCTAAATATCACCTGCTTGCTATCTTTATTAAAAACTGATTCCCCATCCTTTGAATAGAGCTTCAACAAAGAGGCGTATTTTGTTTTCTCGATACTGTCAAATATTGCAGGCAGTATCACTTTTCCTGAGCTATCTA
Proteins encoded in this region:
- a CDS encoding WG repeat-containing protein, whose protein sequence is MNLIKPFLFLLCSLISQAMVLAGSGDSLITVQREKLDLNKKGQFLLPKETILQLYNDFTPIKVISPSDAEQIGFVDKKGKFVIAPAYHVLVESFQNGCAIVGNYEGSKVIKGVIDENGKVVAPLKYDSIARISKAVFACNLGGYFDFYNAGGIRLNVEKLSDFKIEGNLVSGTNIEAEQGVFDLNGKLLLPFQQKHINIKESGIEGKKYPVWEIMEDGKVLFTIRADSLQAFQLGFNRFFRNEYVGILKGKEVIAPPVYADIQILEPRYFIVKREKLFGLIDSSGKVILPAIFDSIEKTKYASLLKLYSKDGESVFNKDSKQVIFRNEKAIHVLDSISFAVKNKNDKWGVVDLNGYTIIPFEYDSIGYKRGDLFEAGMKFIDKPEMGVIDSDQQWVICKGELDLFNIGLIEANEEKDSSGTLKRKTICNLNPYKFASYEKFPNGFIKVTNYKGQIGLINSKGKEIAEPIYDSLATVSDTLDLFFLRKGKNIGLIDGSGVFVFSFKDDVTEIRPFEDGHAAFKKKGLYGFIDLNGNIRVAPKYPKYQNFSDGYAAVVLLGKWGFVDKNENIAVQPYYPQVRPMRKGVARVSTGANKWKFIDSTGKDINGNVYNEIAVCGKGRYNVFKNGKVGLADVNGKELIVPRYDQLKDYENGIIEVKKDGKAGFIDESGNFTIPLEYEDVAYDKINNRYFLQPKPEEKTSMEFTSDKK
- a CDS encoding WG repeat-containing protein → MPIRIFAILICCLSFSFSIAQDKSSLIYSEGLAAVKKKVSEGIRFGFVDEEGKLVIDYKYDTVYKPFRQGLANVGLFGKSGLINKKGKEVIPFQYKEIGDISRNIIPVKNDQGLWGFLKKDGKKITECLYNNYRFSHKGRIIVQHKGKWGIIEGSGNQAVNFSYNYIQYLDGKNFRVHRINSWQIKDAKNKVVASFEFDSLRPGIGNTFIYSLIGSYGLVAMNGSVLTDPAYEEIGSFKGNVAPALKDKWGAVNTSGKEVLPFLFDKIIVESAFIIAGKKIRDGYKFQLYDHEGKLLGKHDFDEAGFASENLCAVRKKTLWGYADKTGELVIPCKYRDVFVSPDGLLEVTTVSNQKIVLKKDGETIVEPEDFSFYKKGILKVDATQKASWIVPKNTYDTFEKINNDLWIVSKAGKYGIINISGKELVPVKYDAIQPPSPNGYIPVSLSRKWGIINMSNRFTVPLTYKYEKIYPFKDGLFRVVVNKKFGFIDGEGNMWISPQYGQARDCSEGMVPVVIRDKWGVLDNKEVLKAQPYYESVTDFKNGSAIVKEGGKWNLINKEGKQLHSVHFDKIVSTKYDRYLLYKDNKLGLADKNGEEALAPKYDEIEELGDNKIKVKKDGLWGVLDYNENIVLPIENDVVIYDSATGNFFAGKKGKLEVMQVK